In Tachysurus vachellii isolate PV-2020 chromosome 1, HZAU_Pvac_v1, whole genome shotgun sequence, a genomic segment contains:
- the LOC132843126 gene encoding semaphorin-4E-like — MLFFLVLSFWAPAVLISGQVCPLNSTPRKTVTLSNRGHVFQEEGVWNYTTMLLMEDEGVLILGAREAIFALDLNNITHKKAMVKWSVTSEMQRNCIFKGKTQTECHNYIRILHKMSCDTMFVCGTNAFNPTCDIMSYKDGKLTLEGKQRDGNGKCPFDPFQRCASEFVDGQLYSATSSNFFGSEPVVMRSLDDTIQTEFLTSWLNKPNFIGMKHVAEGDDNPEGDDDKIYIFFNERPVEYDACTKMEVSRVARVCKGDVGGKEILEQKWTSFLKTRLDCPELQTRLPLLLQDVFLFCPDTWKTCMFYGVFTPHGEIPEYSAVCAYRTQDIRDAFSKGRFKTRYRHNFFEKWATYKGPVPDPRPGACFNSKIREKGFSTSLDLPDKILQFIRDHPLMDQAVKPSEHPLLVKKGAVFTRIVVASTTALDGSSHQVLFIGTASGSVLKAVNYDGMMVIIEEVQLFKQSDPVKILRLSVTLGQLYAGSEEAMVQMPLSTCDHYASCMDCVLARDPYCGWDLSAERCIAINNIHPDTHRQVVQSLRDGNAARCPAVESTTIIKTFYPGNEVMLLCQPGSNLARVQWSVNNHAIQNSNKYHIHHNNLLILNASDSDAGFYTCTTVESSNGKDYVIQNATYELRLGNIMEHPSVQPQVQDQQKSLLALKILVIIPTLMLLALVVWNVYKGHFAIQRCLEKAEESPQSVSDYEEIQL; from the exons ATGCTGTTCTTCCTTGTCCTGTCTTTTTGGGCTCCGGCTGTATTGATTTCGGGCCAGGTTTGTCCATTGAACAGCACACCTCGGAAAACAGTTACTCTGA GTAACAGAGGGCATGTCTTCCAAGAGGAGGGAGTGTGGAATTACACCACCATGCTCCTGATGGAAGATGAGGGTGTGCTCATCCTGGGAGCTCGAGAGGCCATCTTTGCCCTGGACCtcaacaacatcacacacaagaaGGCTATG GTTAAGTGGTCGGTGACTTCAGAGATGCAGCGCAATTGTATCTTCAAAGGGAAAACACAG ACTGAGTGTCATAACTACATCCGGATCCTTCACAAAATGTCGTGCGACACCATGTTCGTTTGTGGTACCAACGCTTTTAATCCGACCTGTGATATTATG TCTTATAAAGACGGCAAGCTGACTCTCGAAGGTAAACAACGAGATGGGAATGGAAAGTGTCCATTTGATCCTTTCCAGAGATGTGCCTCTGAATTTGTCG ATGGACAGCTGTACTCTGCTACGTCTTCAAATTTCTTTGGTTCAGAACCGGTTGTGATGCGAAGCTTAGATGACACCATACAAACTGAATTTCTGACTTCCTGGCTTAATA AGCCCAATTTCATTGGCATGAAGCATGTGGCTGAGGGAGATGACAACCCAGAGGGGGATGATGACaagatttacattttctttaatgaaagaCCTGTGGAGTACGATGCCTGCACTAAGATGGAGGTGTCAAGGGTGGCCCGCGTTTGTAAG GGGGATGTGGGAGGAAAGGAGATATTGGAGCAGAAGTGGACGTCATTTCTAAAGACTCGCCTGGACTGTCCTGAACTTCAAACCAGACTACCACTTCTCTTACAGGATGTGTTCCTCTTCTGTCCAGACACCTGGAAAACCTGTATGTTCTACGGTGTCTTCACTCCTCATGG TGAAATACCAGAGTACTCAGCAGTGTGCGCTTACAGGACACAGGACATCAGGGATGCGTTCTCTAAAGGCCGATTCAAAACGCGATACAGACataatttttttgaaaaatggGCGACATACAAGGGACCTGTGCCTGACCCTCGTCCCGGAGCT TgttttaacagtaaaataagGGAGAAAGGGTTTTCAACGTCTTTGGACCTCCCTGATAAAATCCTTCAGTTCATCCGAGACCACCCACTGATGGATCAGGCAGTGAAGCCTTCTGAGCATCCCCTACTGGTGAAGAAAGGAGCTGTGTTTACTCGTATAGTGGTGGCCAGCACTACTGCCCTGGATGggagcagccatcaggtcctgttTATTGGCACAG CAAGCGGTTCAGTGCTGAAAGCAGTCAACTATGATGGAATGATGGTGATAATAGAGGAGGTGCAGCTCTTTAAGCAGTCCGACCCAGTGAAGATATTGCGGCTCTCCGTCACCCTG GGTCAGCTGTATGCAGGCTCAGAGGAAGCAATGGTGCAGATGCCTCTTAGTACATGTGACCATTACGCTTCCTGTATGGACTGTGTGCTGGCCAGAGACCCGTACTGCGGCTGGGACCTCAGCGCTGAACGCTGCATTGCTATAAACAACATTCATCCAGATACACACAG gcAGGTGGTTCAGAGTCTGAGAGATGGAAATGCTGCACGTTGTCCTGCAGTCG AAAGTACTACGATCATTAAAACCTTCTATCCTGGTAACGAGGTCATGTTGCTGTGCCAGCCAGGATCAAACCTGGCCCGAGTGCAGTGGAGCGTAAACAATCATGCCATTCAAAACTCCAACAAGTACCACATTCATCACAACAACCTGTTGATCCTCAATGCCTCGGACAGCGACGCCggattctacacctgcaccactgTAGAGTCCTCCAATGGTAAAGACTATGTCATCCAAAATGCTACATATGAGCTGAGGCTGGGGAACATCATGGAGCATCCTTCGGTTCAGCCGCAGGTCCAGGACCAGCAGAAATCTCTCTTGGCCCTCAAGATCCTGGTCATTATACCAACACTGATGTTATTAGCTCTTGTGGTATGGAACGTCTACAAAGGACATTTTGCCATCCAGAGATGCTTGGAGAAAGCTGAGGAAAGTCCACAGAGTGTGTCTGACTATGAGGAGATACAGCTCTAA